The nucleotide sequence cccctaactaatcaagcttgatatttcacttggatgcagctccatcactgctctctacattaatggtgggggtggaagggaaatagaaccaaagagctaagagaaacagataagtatgagaaaaaatgtgtgaagcttgctgggcagactggatgggccgtttggtcttcttctgccgtcatttctatgtttctatgattaaaAAGTCTTTTGGTTTCTGAGGAAAACTGGGAGCTTTGCTGATTGTTTCCGAGTTTGCAGGAACATTAGATTTAGGGCCTTGACTTCCCTTAGTTCCTGGCTGTTGGGGATATGGACGGCTTCTCTCTGCTAATCAGGGACAGTTAGCCACAGAGATGGAGTCTTGGATATGAGCCTTTTCCATCTCCATTTTCTGAAGCTGAAATTCCCGCTCTTCCTGCCGCCATCTGTCTTCCCGCTCTGTCACTGTTGGTCCTCCTGCTGTTGCTGACGCAGCTGCATGTAGATCAGCTTGGGTGGCATCAAGCCCTACCAGTTCTCAAGCCTGTGCCAGTAGAAAGTCTGGTCTCCCCCAGGAGTGGAACTTAGGATGGGCTGTTGCCGCCTCACCAGAAGGGGTAAATCCAACAACTCCTCCTCGCTGTGGACATCCAGATGCTCTTGTGTTAGGTTAGGCAAGTCCAGCGTCTGATGGTCTTTGCAATCCGCCTTCAGCCTGCAGTCATCTTCCATGTGCACACAGCTAATCTCCTAACCCTGCCAACAAGACTGAATGGGGAAAGGGACCCTATTACTGCTGCACTCGCTCACTATGCTCTGTGTCTGAACCACTCAGTGGAAGATGATACTCACCCCACGCACTGAGCCTGAtaatgccactgctgccaccagaaAAGAACAGAGGTCTGTCACATAACGCCATTTGCCACCCCTAACATTCACTCAGGGTAACCCTGTGATCACTTGGAGGATCCCGTCAAGCCCTGCCCAGGCCAACCTGCGCCTGCAGACTACACTGCATCTACGCTGGCAACCTCCCACCTACCAACTGGATTCCTGCTAGCCTCTGGGCAAGTTCCCTACCTGCAAGCTATCCCCTTGTGGCTTCTAGGCACACTGAGGCCTCTCACAACCAAGGACTGCACAGTTCCTAGAAATACACCCACAGACCAAATATATATATTACCAGGATCGTTAGTCTAAGACAGGCAGGGCTAACAAATTAATaagtttattaagaaaaagtAAGATAAAAGATTTAAACTGTAAATAGAAAGggcaaaaaaaaccctacaaatcATGCAAAACCCCTGTTTTGCTACgattgctacttagctggataacttatccagctaagtagcactgctcCGATCCACCTGCTGCCTTCCCGCAACTTACTCAGCCattgaacataactggatattcagcagcggtaagatagatggataagtcctacttatccagctttctgacatctgaatatcaacctccctgATTCTTATAGCTTACTTGATAGAAATGGAGAAGTTTTATTGTTCTTGCATCCagctttttaatatctttattaggCCAATCTTCTATTCCAAAACTACATGAAAGCATGTGAACTGAATGTGACTCCTGTGCAACATTCCTGGTggcttgcaaggtcttccttgctactgaagcttttaccacagacCATACATGAAATTGGTTtcactccagtgtggattctctgatgccaCAGGAGATGTCTCTTCCGACTGTAGCTTTTTCCACATtcaatacatttaaatggtttttctccagtgtggATACTCTGGTGCGATATAAAAGATGCCTTCcaactgaaacttttaccacattcaacacatttaaatggtttttctccggTGTGGATTCTGTGATGCAATATGACAGATGTCTTCCGACTGTAGCTTTTACCACATacaatacatttaaatggtttttctccagtgtggattctctgatgcaatgtAAGAGTCAtcttctgactgaagcttttatcacattcaatacatttaaatggtttttctccagtgtggattctctggtggattaTGAGTTTGCACTTcttactgaagcttttaccacactcaatgCATATAAATTGACTTTCTACTTTGGGGATTTTCTTCTGTTCTGAGTCAACTGCCTTCCCACGGAAACTTTTTTCAGACTGAATACAAGACGACCGTCTCTCACCAGTAAGATTTTTTGTGTCTCCTGAAATAACTTCCTCTTCACATAAACCTTTATTGAATTCATTACttgaaaatgctctctctcctgCTTGGAATTTTCGTTGTCTTGTGAAGTTTCCTTTCTGATTGAAGTTTCTGTCACCATCAGTACTAATGAATAATTCTTCTCTCTGTATTTCTTGGTTTATTATTAGGTCTTGCGTTTGAATGATGTTTCCTCCActttcagaacatgaaaatgttctctcttcGGGCTCCATTTTCTGGTGATGTAATAAAGAGAACTCAGAACTGTAAGATTCCCCATCTTGAGGGCAATGAGAGGGTCTCTTACCTGTGTGCGTTCTTTGGTGTATTACTAAGGATTCCCTGCAAGAAAAGGTTTTCTTGCATTCAATACAAGTGAAAGTGCTCCcttcagtgtggattctctggtgtaattTCAGGGTTAACTTCTGTTTGCATGgaaaaggtctctctcctgggtgACTCCTCTGGTGCAATAcaaaatgacattttctattGAAGTTTTTCCCACAAGTGTCACAGTGAAAGGATTTCTTCcattcctcctctttctgctggaGGTCAGAAGTTATTTGATCATTTTTATTAATCTGGAAAGGTCTCTCTACTCTCAGGTCTATCTGGTGGAGGTCAGAAGTTAattgatcactgttattactctggAAAGGTCTCTCTGCTCTCAGATTTCTCATGCGGTATTCAAAActcatttgatcactgttattactttGGAAGGGATTCTCTCTTCTCAGGTGTCCCTGGTGCTCAGGGATGTCTGTGAACTCCCTGTCACTTCTCTCACAAGCAGTGACTCCATCTGGTGACTCTCCTGCAAAGTCTTGCTGCTTCTTCTGTGATTCCTGCTGTCTTTCGCTAATATCTCCTCCCTCAGTCCTCTGGGCAAGATTCTCACAGAAATTTCCTGATTGTTTTGGTGTAAGTGCCAATACTATAGGGTGTTCTTCTCgagcctcctccctcttctcttcctgtaTGACTTCATTGTCTGCTGGATATAAAAAGAAGGAATTAATCATGTGACAGTGACAATGGCATGGAAAGCTATCAATGACCTGGGATGAGATGTTTTGAAGGATCACACAATGAACGCATGGGATCTCTGATAGTAGAAAATTCTGTGACTTAGCAAAAGCTTTAGGAGACGCCTCTGAAAACTCCTGTGTGATGTCTtttatagaaatattcagagaagttaagaaAATCAGTGGGTTCTCTTTACCATACTGTGTAGGATACAGAAATAAAGCTGATGCAATACAGGAACTTTGGAGATCACACAGGTCCCTCCTTTAGGATTCCTGTAGGTCTGGTTCCTCTGGGCTTATctactatttatttaataacatttatgaTCTGCTTATAGCAGATCTGCCAAACTAAACATTATaataacaaatttaaata is from Rhinatrema bivittatum chromosome 2, aRhiBiv1.1, whole genome shotgun sequence and encodes:
- the LOC115083683 gene encoding oocyte zinc finger protein XlCOF6-like isoform X1; its protein translation is MDVPVGPMDGFVSSGTSVLGNKCAMIECSQSVAQTPLPEQSKKVMKMALGVLPFSEPDPSLLKPLADPPRSENITGVAVSPISNPLQPRTLDSLWMFLVRMEATIGSKLERIQRQISSLELLSLTQEKKISAFAKRLQALESKMLVTFEDISVSFSQEEWGYLDEEQKELYREVMKENYETLSSLGLADNEVIQEEKREEAREEHPIVLALTPKQSGNFCENLAQRTEGGDISERQQESQKKQQDFAGESPDGVTACERSDREFTDIPEHQGHLRRENPFQSNNSDQMSFEYRMRNLRAERPFQSNNSDQLTSDLHQIDLRVERPFQINKNDQITSDLQQKEEEWKKSFHCDTCGKNFNRKCHFVLHQRSHPGERPFPCKQKLTLKLHQRIHTEGSTFTCIECKKTFSCRESLVIHQRTHTGKRPSHCPQDGESYSSEFSLLHHQKMEPEERTFSCSESGGNIIQTQDLIINQEIQREELFISTDGDRNFNQKGNFTRQRKFQAGERAFSSNEFNKGLCEEEVISGDTKNLTGERRSSCIQSEKSFRGKAVDSEQKKIPKVESQFICIECGKSFSKKCKLIIHQRIHTGEKPFKCIECDKSFSQKMTLTLHQRIHTGEKPFKCIVCGKSYSRKTSVILHHRIHTGEKPFKCVECGKSFSWKASFISHQSIHTGEKPFKCIECGKSYSRKRHLLWHQRIHTGVKPISCMVCGKSFSSKEDLASHQECCTGVTFSSHAFM
- the LOC115083683 gene encoding oocyte zinc finger protein XlCOF6-like isoform X2 — its product is MDVPVGPMDGFVSSGTSVLGNKCAMIECSQSVAQTPLPEQSKKVMKMALGVLPFSEPDPSLLKPLADPPRSENITGVAVSPISNPLQPRTLDSLWMFLVRMEATIGSKLERIQRQISSLELLSLTQEKKISAFAKRLQALESKMLVTFEDISVSFSQEEWGYLDEEQKELYREVMKENYETLSSLGLDNEVIQEEKREEAREEHPIVLALTPKQSGNFCENLAQRTEGGDISERQQESQKKQQDFAGESPDGVTACERSDREFTDIPEHQGHLRRENPFQSNNSDQMSFEYRMRNLRAERPFQSNNSDQLTSDLHQIDLRVERPFQINKNDQITSDLQQKEEEWKKSFHCDTCGKNFNRKCHFVLHQRSHPGERPFPCKQKLTLKLHQRIHTEGSTFTCIECKKTFSCRESLVIHQRTHTGKRPSHCPQDGESYSSEFSLLHHQKMEPEERTFSCSESGGNIIQTQDLIINQEIQREELFISTDGDRNFNQKGNFTRQRKFQAGERAFSSNEFNKGLCEEEVISGDTKNLTGERRSSCIQSEKSFRGKAVDSEQKKIPKVESQFICIECGKSFSKKCKLIIHQRIHTGEKPFKCIECDKSFSQKMTLTLHQRIHTGEKPFKCIVCGKSYSRKTSVILHHRIHTGEKPFKCVECGKSFSWKASFISHQSIHTGEKPFKCIECGKSYSRKRHLLWHQRIHTGVKPISCMVCGKSFSSKEDLASHQECCTGVTFSSHAFM